A stretch of Campylobacter concisus DNA encodes these proteins:
- the thiD gene encoding bifunctional hydroxymethylpyrimidine kinase/phosphomethylpyrimidine kinase, translating to MKNALSIAGVDPSGGAGVLADIKVFIAHGVYAMGAITAVTAQNTKGIFGMQLVDTKLIEDQIKAIFDDIRVDVIKIGVVPSVEIIKCVAKTLREIKNSPLVVLDPVMSCKNGDIWLEGAAKDAIVEELFPLASVITPNIFEAREILKRELKSESELKEACKELLKFGTKSVYLKCGELDGKSLDIFYDGSEYEIFSDERIKTTATHGSGCSLSSAIASNLANGLNLKDSVKNAHDYIFNAIKNAVIIGGGQNPVNHFYKFKV from the coding sequence ATGAAAAATGCGCTAAGTATAGCAGGGGTTGATCCAAGTGGCGGAGCTGGAGTTTTAGCTGATATAAAGGTCTTTATAGCACACGGCGTATATGCGATGGGAGCGATCACGGCGGTTACTGCTCAAAATACAAAGGGCATTTTTGGCATGCAGCTAGTTGATACTAAGCTCATCGAGGATCAGATCAAGGCGATATTTGATGATATAAGAGTTGATGTTATAAAAATAGGCGTTGTTCCAAGCGTTGAGATCATAAAATGCGTAGCAAAAACGCTAAGAGAGATCAAAAATTCACCGCTAGTCGTGCTTGATCCAGTTATGAGCTGTAAAAATGGCGATATCTGGCTAGAGGGCGCTGCAAAAGATGCGATCGTGGAGGAGCTTTTCCCTCTTGCAAGCGTAATCACGCCAAATATCTTTGAAGCGCGCGAAATTTTAAAGCGTGAACTAAAGAGCGAGAGTGAGCTTAAAGAGGCTTGCAAGGAGCTTTTGAAATTTGGCACAAAGAGCGTCTATCTAAAGTGTGGCGAACTTGATGGCAAGTCGCTTGATATATTTTATGATGGCAGCGAATATGAAATTTTTAGCGATGAGCGCATAAAAACGACTGCGACACACGGCTCAGGCTGCTCACTATCAAGTGCGATCGCGTCAAATTTAGCAAATGGTCTTAACCTAAAAGATAGCGTGAAAAACGCTCATGATTATATCTTTAACGCTATTAAAAACGCTGTTATTATCGGCGGCGGACAAAATCCGGTAAATCACTTCTATAAATTTAAGGTGTGA
- a CDS encoding ParA family protein, translated as MSEIITIANQKGGVGKTTTAVNLAASLAVAEKKVLLIDIDPQANATTGLGFSRSDYEFNIYHVLTDRKKLSQIVLKTEIPTLFLAPSNIGLVGIEQEFNDQNKDYKLILKNKISEIVNDYDFIIIDSPPALGSITINALSASDSVIIPIQCEFYALEGLAQILNTVKIIKKTINPKLNIKGFLPTMFSSQNNLSKETIANLKQHFENKLFKSKDSKDEFVVVPRNVKLAESPSFGKPVILYDIKSPGSIAYQNLAYCILN; from the coding sequence ATGAGCGAGATAATAACAATAGCTAATCAAAAAGGCGGTGTTGGCAAGACTACAACAGCCGTAAATTTAGCCGCATCACTGGCGGTTGCTGAAAAAAAAGTATTATTAATAGATATCGATCCACAGGCAAACGCGACAACCGGACTTGGTTTTAGCAGAAGTGACTATGAGTTTAACATTTATCACGTCTTAACAGATAGAAAAAAGCTCTCGCAAATCGTGTTAAAAACTGAGATCCCAACACTTTTTTTAGCTCCATCAAACATCGGACTTGTCGGTATTGAGCAAGAATTTAACGATCAAAATAAGGACTATAAACTAATCCTTAAAAATAAAATTTCAGAAATTGTAAACGATTATGATTTTATCATCATCGATAGTCCTCCGGCACTTGGTAGCATTACGATAAATGCTCTTAGTGCAAGTGATAGTGTTATCATCCCGATTCAGTGCGAATTTTATGCACTTGAGGGTTTGGCTCAAATTTTAAATACGGTTAAGATTATTAAGAAGACAATAAATCCAAAGCTAAATATAAAGGGCTTTTTACCGACTATGTTTAGTTCGCAAAATAATCTCTCAAAAGAGACGATTGCTAATTTAAAGCAGCATTTTGAAAATAAGCTCTTTAAGAGTAAGGACAGCAAGGATGAATTTGTGGTCGTTCCAAGAAATGTGAAACTTGCTGAAAGCCCAAGTTTTGGTAAGCCGGTGATACTTTATGATATAAAATCGCCTGGCTCGATCGCATATCAAAATTTGGCATATTGTATTTTAAACTAA
- a CDS encoding biotin--[acetyl-CoA-carboxylase] ligase produces MKVEFFQSLPSTQEFLIDALKNGEIKPPHMIVAYNQTKGVGSRGNSWEGLGGNLFMSFCISEDELPNDIPPPSISIYFSMLMREVLSELGSKCWLKWPNDFYVDERKIGGTLTNKVDEIYICGMGINLMSAPENAGILDIKASVDELVWGFVSMLDKKILWKPIFSKFRIDFCKSKSFITHIANRAVSLQDAEICEDGAILLNGEKVYSLR; encoded by the coding sequence TTGAAGGTTGAGTTTTTCCAAAGTCTGCCTTCGACGCAGGAATTTTTGATAGACGCCCTAAAAAACGGCGAGATAAAGCCCCCGCACATGATTGTGGCGTACAATCAAACAAAAGGGGTCGGTAGCCGTGGCAACAGCTGGGAGGGGCTTGGTGGAAATTTATTTATGTCATTTTGCATAAGTGAAGATGAGTTGCCAAACGATATACCTCCGCCCTCGATCTCGATATATTTTTCTATGTTGATGCGTGAAGTCTTGAGTGAGCTTGGCTCAAAGTGCTGGCTAAAATGGCCAAATGATTTTTACGTGGACGAGCGTAAAATAGGCGGCACTTTGACAAATAAAGTGGATGAAATTTACATTTGTGGCATGGGGATAAATTTAATGAGCGCGCCCGAAAATGCGGGTATTTTAGACATAAAAGCTAGCGTAGATGAGCTAGTTTGGGGATTTGTTAGCATGCTTGATAAAAAGATTTTATGGAAGCCAATTTTTAGCAAATTTAGGATAGACTTTTGCAAGTCAAAAAGTTTTATTACGCATATTGCAAATAGAGCTGTTTCACTTCAGGATGCTGAAATTTGCGAGGATGGAGCGATCTTACTAAATGGGGAAAAGGTATATTCTTTAAGATGA
- the fmt gene encoding methionyl-tRNA formyltransferase encodes MNVVFMGTPDYAVRILRHLKEAGFNIKAVFTQPDKPVGRKQILTPSEVKIYAQNELAGVLVFTPNTLKDEAVVNELKAFEPKFIVVAAYGKILPQSVLDVATCINLHASILPKYRGASPIQSAILAGEKQTGVTAMLMDAGLDTGDMLDFAYTPCESKMSSELFSELGELGGELIVKVLKNFENLKPQKQDDAQATHCKKISKSDGLFSFDEDAGQIYNKFRALTPWPGIYLASGLKILSLALSEKSGKSGEILSVEKDHVVVACKSGAVKIYELQEPSKKPTNAKAYINGKRLSVGDKIE; translated from the coding sequence ATGAATGTAGTTTTTATGGGGACGCCTGATTATGCCGTTAGGATACTTAGGCACCTAAAAGAAGCTGGCTTTAATATAAAAGCGGTCTTTACCCAGCCTGATAAACCAGTTGGTAGAAAGCAGATTTTAACCCCAAGCGAGGTTAAAATTTACGCGCAAAACGAGCTAGCAGGCGTGCTAGTCTTTACTCCAAATACGCTAAAAGATGAGGCGGTGGTTAACGAGCTAAAGGCATTTGAGCCTAAATTTATTGTAGTAGCTGCTTATGGTAAAATTTTGCCTCAAAGCGTGCTTGACGTAGCAACTTGTATAAATTTGCACGCTTCAATCTTGCCAAAATATAGAGGTGCCAGCCCTATACAAAGCGCTATATTAGCAGGTGAGAAGCAAACTGGCGTGACGGCGATGCTGATGGATGCGGGGCTCGACACGGGCGACATGCTTGATTTTGCTTACACACCTTGCGAGAGTAAAATGTCAAGCGAACTTTTTAGTGAGCTAGGCGAGCTTGGCGGTGAGCTAATCGTAAAAGTGCTTAAGAATTTTGAAAATTTAAAACCACAAAAGCAAGATGACGCACAAGCTACGCACTGTAAAAAAATAAGCAAGAGCGACGGGCTTTTTAGCTTTGATGAAGATGCGGGGCAAATTTATAATAAATTTCGTGCGCTCACACCTTGGCCCGGGATTTATTTGGCAAGTGGACTAAAAATTTTATCGCTTGCGCTAAGCGAAAAAAGTGGCAAAAGCGGAGAAATTTTGAGTGTAGAAAAGGACCATGTTGTGGTTGCTTGCAAGAGTGGAGCGGTCAAAATTTACGAGCTTCAAGAGCCAAGTAAAAAGCCAACAAACGCAAAAGCATATATAAATGGCAAACGTCTTAGCGTTGGCGACAAGATAGAGTAA
- a CDS encoding FoF1 ATP synthase subunit B', whose product MLEIDVPLMLLTAVVFLVLIAILNSLLYKPMLKFIDDRNASIKNDEESTSKNASDLSVHEREIEEIILNARTEANKIRQEALNLAKEESLKEVNAVKSSLEANYNEFLNALSSQKDNLKADLSAKLPELRAALNAKLSKI is encoded by the coding sequence ATGTTAGAAATAGATGTGCCATTGATGCTTTTAACGGCTGTCGTTTTCTTGGTATTGATCGCTATTTTGAATTCCTTGCTTTATAAGCCAATGCTCAAATTCATAGATGACAGAAATGCCTCTATAAAAAATGATGAAGAGAGTACTAGTAAAAATGCAAGTGATCTAAGTGTTCATGAAAGAGAGATTGAAGAGATTATATTAAACGCAAGGACTGAGGCCAATAAAATAAGGCAAGAAGCCTTAAATTTGGCAAAAGAAGAGTCTTTAAAAGAAGTAAATGCCGTAAAGAGTAGTTTAGAGGCTAATTATAATGAATTTTTAAATGCTCTAAGCTCTCAGAAAGATAACTTAAAGGCAGATCTATCAGCTAAACTACCTGAACTTAGAGCGGCTTTAAATGCCAAGCTCTCTAAAATTTAA
- the rplU gene encoding 50S ribosomal protein L21, producing MSKYAIFKHGGKQYRVSEGEYLKLDHFSAEAKSTVEITEVLAVNDGEVKVGAPFVKGAKVVLEVVNEGKDKKVVIYKKRRRKDSKLKRGFRRQFTRVKVVSIAA from the coding sequence ATGTCAAAATACGCTATATTTAAGCATGGCGGTAAGCAATATCGTGTTAGCGAGGGCGAGTACCTTAAGCTAGATCACTTTAGTGCTGAAGCTAAATCAACCGTTGAGATTACAGAAGTTTTAGCTGTAAATGACGGCGAAGTAAAGGTAGGTGCGCCATTTGTTAAGGGTGCAAAAGTTGTTCTTGAGGTCGTTAATGAAGGCAAAGACAAAAAAGTAGTTATCTACAAAAAACGCAGACGTAAAGACTCAAAACTAAAACGCGGCTTTAGAAGACAATTTACACGTGTAAAAGTCGTAAGTATCGCAGCTTAA
- a CDS encoding GDP-mannose dehydrogenase, giving the protein MKKIFYIMLFYLGAYSCDPADPAYMFLDFNDNNRDGTLNLDEWTSCKVPSALKIAPDLCTSEEFKRLDLDRSGKISINELGSLIFQKIDWQEDPCASWLTGSKNVDQNKSR; this is encoded by the coding sequence ATGAAGAAAATTTTTTACATTATGCTATTTTACCTTGGTGCATATAGCTGCGATCCAGCCGATCCAGCGTATATGTTTTTGGATTTTAATGATAATAATCGCGACGGCACGCTAAATTTAGATGAGTGGACGTCCTGCAAAGTGCCATCAGCGCTAAAAATAGCACCAGATCTATGCACTAGTGAGGAATTTAAGAGGCTGGATCTTGATCGTAGTGGCAAAATTAGCATTAATGAGCTAGGAAGTTTGATATTTCAAAAGATTGACTGGCAGGAAGATCCATGCGCCTCTTGGCTGACTGGCAGTAAAAACGTAGATCAAAATAAAAGTCGTTGA
- a CDS encoding ParB/RepB/Spo0J family partition protein — MAKKGGLGRGLSAILEDVEQAYSKEIANLNDSEIVEEINIDEILPNPYQPRTHFDEEALKELSASIKRHGLIQPIIVIKKDDGYMLIAGERRYRATKMLGASKIKAIIADIKSQNLRELALIENIQRENLNPIELAKSYKELINEYKITQDGLANIIHKSRAQITNTMRLLLLSDYTQKLLQEDKLTQGHAKVIVGLSSEEERMVVDTIIGQKLSVRETEVLVKKIKNKEETKEPKAQISEEMSRKLSNLQEIFKNLNIKTKVKSKNLILEFNEISEIEQFIAKLK; from the coding sequence ATGGCTAAAAAAGGTGGATTAGGGCGAGGACTTAGCGCGATACTTGAAGATGTAGAGCAAGCCTACAGCAAAGAGATTGCAAATTTAAATGACTCTGAGATAGTCGAAGAGATAAATATAGATGAAATTTTACCAAACCCATACCAGCCAAGAACACATTTTGACGAGGAAGCTTTAAAAGAGCTAAGTGCCAGTATTAAAAGGCACGGACTGATCCAGCCAATAATCGTCATCAAAAAAGATGATGGCTATATGCTAATAGCCGGTGAGCGCAGATACCGCGCTACAAAGATGCTTGGAGCAAGCAAGATAAAGGCAATCATCGCTGATATCAAGTCTCAAAATTTAAGAGAGCTTGCGCTTATCGAAAACATACAACGTGAAAATTTAAATCCAATCGAACTCGCAAAGTCATACAAAGAGCTCATAAACGAGTATAAAATCACGCAGGATGGGCTAGCAAATATCATTCATAAAAGCAGAGCTCAGATAACAAATACAATGAGACTTTTGCTTCTTAGCGACTACACGCAAAAACTTTTACAAGAAGACAAGCTCACGCAAGGCCACGCAAAGGTGATCGTGGGACTTAGTAGTGAAGAAGAAAGAATGGTCGTTGATACGATCATCGGGCAAAAACTAAGCGTTAGAGAGACAGAAGTCTTGGTAAAAAAGATAAAAAATAAAGAAGAAACAAAAGAGCCAAAGGCTCAAATTTCAGAGGAAATGAGCAGAAAGTTATCAAATTTACAAGAAATTTTTAAAAATTTAAATATAAAGACAAAAGTAAAATCTAAAAATTTAATATTAGAATTTAATGAGATTTCGGAGATAGAACAATTTATAGCTAAGCTAAAATAG
- the obgE gene encoding GTPase ObgE produces MFIDSARLTLSSGHGGAGAVSFRREKHVILGGPDGGDGGDGGDVYFVCDNNTHTLANYKGKRAMKAGNGEAGMGKRMTGKKGENLELIVPPGTAVYDAQTNELLCDIVSEGQKTLFLKGGKGGLGNFHFKSSINQAPEYAQKGMPEESIEVRLELKLIADVGLVGFPNVGKSTLISAVSNAKPQIANYEFTTLTPKLGLVEVDEFSGFVMADIPGIIDGASEGRGLGVQFLKHIERNKILLFMIDSANYRSMSEQFSVLKEEVAKFSSVLASRDFAVAITRVDAAENLDENISEFMKSINLEPNQVGKFVYKQDLYSFDAKKPYFVLPISSATNENIDELKFALLELLKKGL; encoded by the coding sequence ATGTTTATAGATAGTGCAAGATTGACTCTAAGTTCGGGGCATGGTGGAGCTGGAGCTGTGAGTTTTCGCCGTGAAAAACACGTCATTTTAGGCGGTCCTGATGGCGGAGATGGCGGAGATGGCGGAGACGTTTATTTTGTTTGTGACAACAATACCCATACTTTAGCAAATTATAAGGGTAAAAGAGCTATGAAGGCTGGCAATGGTGAAGCTGGCATGGGCAAGCGAATGACCGGCAAAAAGGGCGAAAATTTAGAACTAATAGTCCCTCCTGGCACAGCTGTTTATGATGCACAGACAAATGAACTACTCTGTGATATAGTTAGCGAGGGCCAAAAGACGCTATTTTTAAAGGGCGGTAAAGGCGGACTTGGAAATTTTCACTTTAAAAGCTCTATCAATCAAGCTCCAGAATACGCACAAAAAGGTATGCCTGAAGAGAGTATTGAAGTAAGACTTGAGCTAAAGCTGATAGCTGACGTGGGTCTTGTTGGCTTCCCAAATGTCGGCAAATCAACCCTCATTTCAGCCGTCTCAAACGCCAAACCACAGATCGCAAACTACGAATTTACCACGCTTACACCAAAGCTCGGACTTGTAGAGGTCGATGAGTTTAGCGGCTTTGTCATGGCCGATATCCCAGGCATTATCGATGGAGCAAGCGAAGGGCGCGGGCTTGGCGTGCAGTTTTTAAAGCACATCGAGAGAAATAAAATTTTGCTTTTTATGATAGATAGTGCGAATTACAGAAGCATGAGCGAGCAGTTTAGCGTGCTAAAAGAGGAGGTCGCTAAATTTTCAAGCGTGCTTGCTAGTAGGGACTTTGCGGTCGCTATAACCAGAGTCGATGCGGCTGAAAATTTAGATGAAAATATAAGCGAATTTATGAAAAGCATAAATTTAGAGCCAAATCAAGTTGGTAAATTTGTTTATAAGCAAGACCTATACAGCTTTGATGCCAAAAAACCATACTTTGTTTTGCCGATCTCGTCAGCGACAAACGAGAACATCGACGAACTTAAATTTGCACTGCTTGAGCTACTAAAAAAAGGGCTTTGA
- the rpmA gene encoding 50S ribosomal protein L27: MAHKKGQGSTQNNRDSIGRRLGVKKFGGEFVRAGNIIIRQRGTATHAGNNVGLGKDHTIFALVDGFVKFERLDKNRKKVSVYPAA; this comes from the coding sequence ATGGCACACAAAAAAGGTCAGGGTTCAACCCAAAATAACCGTGATAGTATCGGACGCCGATTAGGTGTTAAAAAATTTGGTGGTGAGTTCGTTCGTGCTGGAAATATAATCATCCGCCAAAGAGGAACAGCAACTCACGCTGGAAATAACGTAGGTCTTGGCAAAGATCACACTATTTTTGCATTAGTTGATGGCTTTGTAAAATTTGAAAGACTTGATAAAAACAGAAAAAAAGTATCTGTTTATCCAGCTGCATAA